A single candidate division SR1 bacterium Aalborg_AAW-1 DNA region contains:
- the rpsI gene encoding 30S ribosomal protein S9, which yields MSQYNYSIGRRKESTAVVKLYPQGSGKFTVNHNGKQKTLKEYFGGAAYLYENALTPFSILGKDVINQYDAEITVSGGGIAGQSNSIRLGFAKALTESNPEWRLTLKPYGMLVRDARIKERKKPGLKKARKAPTWSKR from the coding sequence ATGTCTCAATACAATTATAGTATCGGTAGAAGAAAAGAATCTACAGCTGTTGTAAAACTTTATCCACAAGGATCAGGTAAATTTACAGTTAATCACAATGGTAAACAAAAAACTCTCAAAGAATACTTTGGTGGCGCTGCTTATTTGTATGAAAATGCACTTACACCATTTAGTATTCTTGGTAAAGATGTTATCAATCAATACGATGCTGAAATTACTGTATCAGGAGGAGGAATTGCTGGACAATCTAATTCTATCAGACTTGGATTTGCTAAAGCACTTACAGAATCTAATCCAGAATGGAGATTGACTCTTAAACCATACGGGATGCTTGTCAGAGATGCTCGTATCAAAGAAAGAAAGAAACCAGGTCTCAAAAAAGCGAGAAAAGCACCAACTTGGTCAAAGAGATAA
- the rpoA gene encoding DNA-directed RNA polymerase subunit alpha: MLDLQKYIGFPKIIVDTVDEKTTSYDLQYLPRGMGHTLGNAFRRIMLAYDMAASVTGMSIRGVTHEYQVVDGIKESVIIIMLHVKKLRFLVEGDEKEITVSQTFSGVGVYTSDDLKLPAGVEVLNESEYLFEITDPSQKLTIDFRIEKGYGYYSIEFLRNRQKAKEESEIDMILIDNDFRVIDSVVYDVEEVIDDVNGSTKDKLIITISSQFPKYSPQKFMAFAGEVLSSYAKLFVLDDIYVDRSLLATYSDFELDERVGNEGGSHIESIKSTPIDALPLSERTRNALIKNGILYVEDLEKKKKGELLIMKGVGRKAIDEINVALGNLDKTLAG; this comes from the coding sequence ATGCTTGATCTACAAAAGTATATTGGTTTCCCAAAGATAATTGTAGATACTGTAGATGAAAAAACTACATCTTATGATCTTCAGTATCTCCCTAGAGGGATGTGACATACACTCGGTAACGCATTTAGAAGAATTATGTTAGCGTATGATATGGCTGCATCAGTAACTGGTATGAGTATCCGTGGGGTTACTCATGAATATCAAGTTGTTGATGGTATAAAAGAAAGTGTGATTATTATTATGTTGCATGTTAAAAAACTTCGTTTCTTGGTTGAAGGTGATGAAAAAGAAATAACTGTATCTCAAACATTTTCAGGTGTTGGTGTGTACACATCAGATGATCTTAAGTTGCCTGCAGGTGTTGAAGTATTAAATGAATCTGAATATTTATTTGAAATTACAGATCCTAGTCAAAAATTAACTATTGATTTCAGAATTGAAAAGGGATACGGCTATTATAGTATCGAGTTCCTAAGAAATAGACAAAAAGCAAAAGAAGAATCTGAAATTGATATGATTCTTATTGATAATGACTTTAGAGTTATTGATTCTGTTGTCTATGATGTTGAAGAAGTTATCGATGACGTCAATGGTTCTACAAAAGATAAGCTTATTATTACTATTAGTTCTCAATTCCCTAAATACTCTCCTCAGAAATTTATGGCATTTGCTGGTGAAGTTCTGTCTAGTTATGCAAAACTTTTCGTTCTTGATGATATCTATGTAGATAGATCATTATTAGCAACATATTCTGATTTTGAATTAGATGAGAGAGTTGGAAATGAATGAGGTTCTCATATTGAATCTATCAAATCAACTCCTATTGATGCTCTTCCATTATCAGAAAGAACAAGAAATGCTCTTATCAAAAATGGTATTCTCTATGTTGAAGATCTTGAAAAGAAAAAGAAAGGAGAATTGCTTATTATGAAAGGAGTGGGTCGTAAGGCTATCGATGAAATCAATGTGGCGTTAGGAAATCTTGATAAAACATTGGCTGGATAA
- the infA gene encoding Translation initiation factor IF-1, with translation MANNSDLEFIGEVVEVLPARRYLIRLVEMDVIVEGTMSGKMKLNKITVMEGDYVKVELSEYEMSKGRVVYRYKDPQQALAALNTSTESENDVLQSAA, from the coding sequence ATGGCAAATAATTCTGATTTAGAATTTATTGGTGAGGTTGTTGAAGTATTACCAGCAAGAAGGTATCTTATTCGTCTTGTTGAGATGGATGTGATAGTCGAATGAACTATGTCTGGTAAAATGAAACTCAATAAAATAACTGTTATGGAATGAGATTATGTAAAAGTTGAATTGAGTGAATACGAAATGTCAAAAGGACGTGTTGTCTATAGATATAAGGACCCTCAACAAGCTCTTGCTGCACTGAACACTTCTACAGAGTCAGAAAATGATGTTTTACAATCAGCTGCATAG
- the rplM gene encoding 50S ribosomal protein L13: MNQFTKSDLNQTLYVKKDIVDKSRKRYQIDATGLTLGRLAVVVTNHLVGKGKVTNCDFWDSGDFVVVHNVDKMVYTGNKGINKEYHTYSGYKGHVKSIRLQDLMKKDPSKVLRYAIKGMLPKNKLRAKRLMRLKSFVGTSTKFDYMNPTSIASDYLTK, encoded by the coding sequence ATGAATCAATTTACAAAATCAGATCTTAATCAAACACTTTATGTAAAAAAGGATATTGTTGATAAGTCGAGAAAACGATATCAAATTGACGCAACTGGTCTTACGCTTGGAAGACTTGCAGTAGTAGTTACTAATCACCTCGTAGGTAAAGGTAAAGTTACAAACTGTGATTTTTGGGATTCTGGTGATTTTGTGGTAGTTCATAATGTAGATAAGATGGTCTACACAGGAAATAAGGGAATCAACAAAGAATATCATACGTATAGTGGATATAAGGGTCATGTGAAATCCATTAGATTACAAGATCTTATGAAGAAAGATCCTTCTAAGGTATTACGATATGCTATCAAAGGAATGCTTCCAAAAAATAAGCTTAGAGCAAAAAGATTGATGAGATTAAAATCTTTTGTAGGAACATCTACAAAATTTGATTATATGAATCCTACTTCTATTGCTTCAGATTATCTTACAAAATAA
- the ysdC gene encoding Putative aminopeptidase YsdC: MAELKFLEQYLNTPSPTGFESEGQKIWLDFLKPYVDTTFVDVYGTAVGVINPDAPYKVVIEAHADEISWFVNYIDDKGYIYVIRNGGSDHQIAPSMRVNLHTKNGPVMGVFGWPAIHTRTPAEEPKTDLHNLSIDVGASSKEEVEKMGIHVGTVATFDANFMMLNDRYYVCRALDNRIGGYMIAQVAKKLADNNKTLPFGLYVVNSVQEEVGLYGAQMITDTIKPNLAIVTDVTHDTSTPLHLNVKKHGDLKCGLGPVVSYAPSVHNTLRDLTIQVAQDNNIAFQRQASSRWTGTDTDAFAFSNGGIPSTLISLPLKYMHTTVETVHKDDVQATIDLMYHTLLALDITEDYKYITL, encoded by the coding sequence ATGGCAGAACTGAAATTTCTCGAGCAATATCTAAATACTCCATCACCGACGTGATTCGAGTCAGAAGGTCAAAAAATTTGGCTTGATTTTCTAAAACCGTATGTGGACACAACCTTTGTTGATGTATATGGGACTGCAGTAGGAGTGATCAATCCGGATGCGCCATATAAAGTAGTGATAGAAGCCCATGCTGATGAGATATCATGGTTTGTGAACTATATCGATGATAAGTGATATATTTATGTCATCCGTAATGGTGGCTCTGATCATCAGATTGCTCCGAGCATGAGAGTGAATCTTCATACCAAGAATGGGCCTGTCATGGGTGTATTTGGTTGGCCTGCTATCCATACCCGTACCCCAGCAGAAGAACCAAAGACAGATCTTCATAATCTCTCTATTGATGTAGGCGCTTCTAGTAAGGAAGAGGTAGAAAAAATGGGTATCCATGTAGGAACTGTGGCGACCTTTGATGCAAATTTTATGATGCTTAATGACCGTTACTATGTCTGTCGTGCGCTCGATAATCGTATTGGTGGATATATGATCGCACAAGTAGCCAAGAAATTAGCAGATAATAACAAAACATTACCATTCTGACTGTATGTCGTGAATAGTGTACAGGAGGAAGTTGGGTTGTATGGAGCTCAGATGATTACTGACACCATTAAACCTAATCTTGCTATCGTTACTGACGTGACCCATGATACATCGACTCCTCTTCATCTGAATGTGAAAAAACATGGTGATCTCAAATGTGGTTTGGGCCCTGTTGTAAGTTACGCACCTAGTGTTCATAATACCCTCCGCGATCTCACCATCCAAGTAGCACAAGACAATAACATAGCATTCCAAAGACAAGCAAGTTCTCGTTGGACAGGAACGGATACGGATGCCTTTGCTTTCTCAAATGGTGGTATCCCATCGACATTGATATCTCTTCCGCTCAAGTATATGCATACAACCGTAGAGACAGTACATAAAGATGACGTACAAGCGACTATTGATCTGATGTATCATACCCTCCTTGCCTTAGATATTACAGAAGATTATAAATATATTACATTATAG
- the rplT gene encoding 50S ribosomal protein L20, with the protein MVRVTNGLQRHKRHKKFRNLAKGFRLGRSSVYKQIRLALVKQGQHAYVGRKEKKRVQRQIWIERISAALREKGLKYSTFIAQANQKNVILNRKILSNIAVAFPTVFDSIVASVTK; encoded by the coding sequence ATGGTAAGAGTTACAAACGGTCTTCAGAGACATAAAAGACATAAAAAATTCAGAAATCTAGCAAAGGGGTTTAGATTGTGAAGAAGTTCTGTATATAAACAAATAAGACTTGCTCTTGTTAAACAAGGACAACATGCCTATGTTGGTCGTAAAGAAAAGAAGAGAGTTCAAAGACAAATTTGGATTGAAAGAATTTCAGCTGCATTAAGAGAAAAGGGATTAAAATATAGTACATTTATTGCGCAAGCAAATCAAAAAAATGTAATTCTAAATAGAAAAATTCTGTCAAATATTGCAGTTGCTTTCCCTACTGTTTTTGATTCTATTGTTGCTAGTGTTACTAAATAA
- the tpx gene encoding putative thiol peroxidase has product MKNFLLILLALVVGGGIGYIANQQLTEHNTMDHTNEPTPELIIEIPTTVTGATETSPITVNGVAVELEGKRIISGAKLIDTELDKKADYFDQVQTDRISNYSGYKLIEIVPSLDTPVCTRQTKELESAAKLFPTTPILIISNDTPFALQRFCAANGISNIHVFSDARTRQFGRSNGLFMPQYGLLARAIMIVDNDMNVVYIDYAEEVTHELDLMNALAYLKKLTTTQQ; this is encoded by the coding sequence ATGAAAAACTTCTTACTTATACTCCTTGCACTTGTTGTCTGATGATGAATCGGTTATATTGCAAATCAACAACTTACTGAACACAACACTATGGATCATACTAATGAACCAACACCTGAACTTATCATAGAAATTCCAACAACAGTTACAGGAGCGACAGAAACTTCTCCTATTACTGTCAATGGTGTAGCTGTTGAACTTGAAGGAAAAAGAATTATTTCTGGTGCAAAACTTATTGATACAGAACTTGATAAAAAAGCTGATTATTTTGATCAAGTACAAACAGATCGTATCTCCAACTATAGTGGATACAAACTGATCGAAATAGTACCATCTCTTGATACTCCTGTATGTACCAGACAAACCAAAGAACTTGAATCTGCTGCTAAACTTTTTCCAACCACTCCAATCCTTATCATATCAAATGATACGCCTTTTGCGTTACAAAGATTCTGTGCAGCAAATGGAATAAGTAATATTCATGTATTTAGTGATGCTCGTACGAGACAATTTGGTAGATCAAACGGATTATTTATGCCACAATACGGACTTCTTGCTCGTGCCATCATGATTGTTGACAACGATATGAATGTTGTGTATATCGATTATGCTGAAGAAGTAACTCATGAACTTGATCTTATGAATGCTCTTGCTTATCTCAAGAAACTTACCACAACTCAACAATAA
- the rpsD gene encoding 30S ribosomal protein S4, which produces MRYTGPKMKLCRREQKNLFGPTKYNIDKNTSLPGKSGRAMVRLSEYGKLLRNKQVLKRMYQMSEKQFSRMVNETALKLSKNKGMTHDAALYQLLERRVDAVLVRAGVASTIMQARQMITHGHWLLNGIKHNIPSYYIKPGDVLTVRKSLQNSPLYSATANHSQNIPFWITSNPSAMSIELNQLPTHEEGKELPADLLKVIEFYARV; this is translated from the coding sequence ATGAGATATACTGGACCAAAAATGAAACTTTGTAGAAGAGAACAAAAAAATCTTTTCTGACCAACAAAGTATAATATCGATAAAAATACATCATTGCCTGGAAAATCAGGAAGAGCAATGGTAAGACTTTCTGAATATGGAAAACTTCTAAGAAACAAACAAGTACTTAAAAGAATGTACCAAATGTCAGAAAAGCAATTTTCTAGAATGGTAAATGAAACAGCACTAAAGCTTTCAAAAAACAAAGGAATGACTCATGATGCTGCGTTGTACCAACTTCTTGAAAGAAGAGTGGATGCTGTTTTGGTAAGAGCTGGTGTTGCAAGTACTATTATGCAAGCTAGACAAATGATTACTCATGGTCACTGGTTGTTAAATGGGATAAAACATAATATTCCATCATATTATATCAAACCAGGAGATGTTCTTACTGTGAGAAAATCATTACAAAATTCACCTCTCTATTCAGCTACTGCAAACCATAGTCAGAATATTCCATTTTGGATTACATCAAACCCTTCTGCTATGTCTATTGAATTAAATCAATTACCAACACATGAAGAAGGTAAAGAACTTCCTGCTGATCTGTTGAAAGTTATTGAATTCTATGCGAGAGTGTAA
- the rpsK gene encoding 30S ribosomal protein S11, whose translation MATQKKTAVKKKKDIKISTGVLHVHTTSNNTIVTLSATDGASVISAGAGTQGFKGSKKSTPYAAEMLTKEILKEGKTYGLDHVGIVFKGTGMAREGVFKAINETGLVEIDYIHESTPIQFGGCKRIRPKRN comes from the coding sequence ATGGCAACTCAAAAAAAGACTGCAGTAAAGAAAAAAAAAGATATAAAAATTTCTACTGGAGTGTTACATGTACATACAACTAGCAATAATACTATTGTAACACTTTCAGCAACTGATGGTGCTTCTGTAATTAGTGCTGGTGCTGGTACTCAATGATTCAAAGGATCTAAAAAAAGCACACCATATGCTGCAGAAATGCTTACAAAAGAAATCTTGAAAGAAGGTAAAACATATGGACTCGATCATGTTGGTATTGTTTTCAAAGGTACTGGTATGGCAAGAGAAGGTGTTTTTAAAGCAATCAATGAAACAGGATTGGTTGAAATTGATTACATTCATGAATCTACTCCTATCCAATTTGGAGGGTGTAAAAGAATTAGACCTAAGAGAAATTAA
- the btuD gene encoding Vitamin B12 import ATP-binding protein BtuD, whose translation MQLSTVKISNILSFPYVENLTSVEGIKFHNHENGITNILIGPNGSGKSNLLDIISSVWKYGITIDYEFDKHNQIITKLPSPSHHLKQFRGQENLSSHIYISIYLNTDDISNLLFVAHNSKEINTIIHEHKLDTIFPQIDSEIITTLHKVPFYITLEENNNLILEEHTDPIIKFVHLYFQNFELIQHCISIYNTTNKLSRQPLRNTFAFITNDYNYADPSNNKPLRLLLQKYHNLTSFEEQSKSLIQHFFLEAINTTLVRYTTLTLIIQQDQILFQSPSGYNYEFHELSSGEQSFIRLIFLIYSHDLHNGLLIIDEPELHLHPQAQKEFLKLIEEMIGKQHIQTIIATHSPSLVTAYNIHNVFRCTKIQGETKIYSNPQQGKQSDSTLLQLLKFDAIAKVFFVDTIILVEGDTDLYFFSHYVEYLSTLPEWQNRIKNYEIIAISGKGSVGKWKHFLKKYKTSVFYIGDWDNITEFGILSHQEIHALQQERSNNNKGSKYGSTVDFVHTKKPKLAQHIDNGINNLYQHNTFILHHGDLESYLGLQDKGLDDTVYFCTHQFSQWLQNPHYQEKREELLSIIEHIFTEKK comes from the coding sequence GTGCAACTCTCAACTGTCAAAATATCCAATATTCTTTCATTTCCTTACGTAGAAAATCTTACTTCAGTTGAGGGAATAAAATTTCATAATCATGAAAATGGTATTACGAATATTCTTATAGGACCAAATGGTTCAGGAAAATCTAACCTTCTGGATATTATTTCATCAGTATGGAAATATGGTATTACAATTGATTATGAGTTTGATAAACATAACCAAATCATCACAAAACTCCCATCACCATCTCACCATCTCAAACAATTTCGTGGTCAGGAAAATCTCTCTTCTCATATCTATATATCGATCTATCTGAATACTGATGATATCAGCAACTTACTATTTGTTGCTCATAATTCTAAAGAAATTAATACTATTATTCACGAACACAAACTCGATACTATCTTTCCACAAATAGATAGTGAAATTATTACAACACTTCACAAAGTTCCTTTTTATATAACATTAGAAGAAAATAATAATCTTATTCTTGAAGAACATACTGATCCTATTATCAAATTTGTACATCTGTATTTTCAAAATTTTGAACTTATTCAACATTGTATTAGTATTTATAATACAACAAACAAATTATCACGACAACCACTCCGCAATACTTTTGCATTTATAACAAACGATTATAATTATGCTGATCCATCAAATAATAAACCACTTCGTTTATTATTACAAAAGTATCATAACCTGACATCATTCGAAGAACAAAGTAAAAGTCTGATTCAGCATTTTTTTCTTGAAGCAATAAATACAACACTTGTACGTTATACAACACTTACTCTCATTATACAACAAGATCAAATACTCTTTCAGTCTCCATCATGATACAATTATGAATTTCATGAATTAAGTTCTGGTGAACAATCCTTTATCCGTCTTATATTTCTTATCTATAGTCATGATCTTCATAATGGGCTATTAATTATTGATGAACCAGAACTGCATCTTCATCCTCAAGCACAAAAAGAATTTCTGAAACTTATTGAAGAAATGATATGAAAGCAACATATCCAAACCATTATAGCAACACATTCTCCGTCACTTGTTACTGCATATAATATTCATAATGTATTCCGTTGTACCAAAATTCAAGGTGAAACAAAAATCTATTCCAATCCTCAACAAGGAAAACAGTCAGATTCGACTCTTTTACAACTTCTTAAATTTGATGCTATTGCAAAGGTATTTTTTGTTGATACTATTATTCTCGTAGAAGGAGATACAGATCTTTATTTCTTTTCTCATTATGTAGAATATCTTTCTACGTTGCCAGAGTGGCAAAATCGTATCAAAAATTACGAAATTATTGCTATTAGTGGAAAATGATCAGTAGGAAAATGGAAACATTTTTTGAAAAAATACAAAACAAGTGTATTTTATATAGGAGACTGGGATAATATCACAGAATTTGGAATCTTATCTCATCAGGAGATTCATGCATTACAACAAGAACGTTCAAATAATAATAAAGGAAGTAAATATTGATCAACTGTAGATTTTGTACATACAAAAAAACCAAAACTTGCACAACATATCGACAATGGAATTAATAATCTTTATCAACATAATACATTTATACTTCATCATGGAGATCTTGAAAGTTATCTTTGATTACAAGATAAGGGTCTTGATGATACGGTATATTTCTGTACTCATCAATTTTCACAATGGCTGCAAAATCCTCACTATCAAGAAAAAAGAGAAGAACTTCTCTCTATTATTGAACATATTTTTACAGAAAAAAAATAA
- a CDS encoding CYTH domain protein, whose product MIEHEVKVLDIDAQLVMKQLEKLGAEHYHTVFIKDWYYDTKDDSLRKQNQRLRIRCEDNTIVITKKTKYEHDYTKSMKEDDITVKSVKYAKKLLEEELGLVCKKYKEKKRVTYKRENALFDFDYYEDMPPVLEIEGESPEDVMDIVRRLGLHFHPQVKRGSRRLFKHYGKKHL is encoded by the coding sequence ATGATAGAACATGAAGTAAAGGTATTAGATATTGATGCTCAACTCGTCATGAAACAGCTCGAAAAACTCTGAGCTGAACATTATCATACCGTCTTTATCAAAGATTGGTATTATGATACTAAGGATGATTCCTTGCGCAAACAAAATCAACGTTTGAGAATTCGCTGTGAAGACAATACTATTGTCATTACTAAAAAAACAAAATATGAACATGATTATACCAAATCAATGAAAGAAGACGATATAACCGTTAAAAGCGTGAAATATGCCAAGAAACTCCTTGAAGAAGAACTTTGATTAGTCTGTAAAAAGTATAAAGAAAAAAAAAGAGTAACATACAAACGAGAGAATGCGCTTTTTGATTTCGATTATTACGAAGATATGCCTCCTGTACTAGAAATAGAAGGAGAGTCTCCTGAAGATGTGATGGATATTGTGCGTCGTCTTGGTCTCCATTTTCATCCACAGGTTAAACGATGAAGCAGAAGACTCTTCAAACACTATGGAAAAAAACATTTGTAA
- a CDS encoding 50S ribosomal protein L17: MRHRKNKLLKIRGSVQSRDLTMRTMLTNLVRYGHLTTTEKKAKVLVAYADSFFAKLVSMNTTLESSTAQRESIRWVKARIYGNDEGRKVIRELVPALLTKKVNSGFFTSVKLGKRIGDAAEQVRIEFVQ; this comes from the coding sequence ATGAGACACAGAAAAAACAAATTATTGAAGATTAGAGGATCGGTGCAAAGCAGAGATCTTACTATGAGAACTATGCTTACTAATCTTGTAAGATATGGTCATCTTACTACTACAGAAAAGAAAGCCAAGGTTCTTGTGGCATATGCTGATAGTTTTTTTGCTAAACTTGTATCTATGAATACTACTCTTGAATCTTCAACAGCACAAAGAGAGTCTATTAGATGGGTAAAAGCTCGTATCTATGGAAACGATGAAGGTAGAAAAGTTATTCGTGAACTTGTTCCTGCTCTTCTTACAAAGAAGGTTAATTCTGGATTCTTCACTTCTGTAAAACTTTGAAAAAGAATTGGAGATGCTGCTGAACAAGTAAGAATTGAATTCGTACAATAA
- a CDS encoding 50S ribosomal protein L36, whose product MKVMTSIKPICSGCILIKRKSKSGVLRLYRYCKTNPKHKARQH is encoded by the coding sequence ATGAAAGTTATGACATCAATTAAACCAATTTGTTCTGGATGTATCTTGATTAAGAGAAAATCTAAATCAGGAGTATTGAGACTTTACAGATATTGTAAAACAAATCCAAAACACAAAGCAAGACAGCATTAA
- the rpsM gene encoding 30S ribosomal protein S13, producing MGHVIPDNKSIWIGLTTIYGIGRPKSLTILEEIGIDFMTKVKDLTDEQEKKISEALKDMVLENDLKREVMTHIKRLKEIKCYRGMRHNLGLPVRGQLTRKNGRTAKKLLGRARVRPVLKK from the coding sequence ATGGGTCATGTTATTCCAGATAATAAATCAATCTGGATTGGACTTACAACTATCTATGGAATTGGTAGACCAAAATCATTGACTATCTTAGAGGAGATTGGTATTGATTTTATGACGAAAGTAAAAGATCTTACTGATGAACAAGAGAAAAAGATTTCTGAAGCATTAAAAGATATGGTTTTGGAAAATGATCTCAAAAGAGAAGTAATGACTCATATCAAAAGATTGAAAGAAATTAAGTGTTATAGAGGTATGAGACATAATTTAGGTCTTCCAGTAAGAGGTCAATTGACAAGAAAGAATGGAAGAACAGCTAAAAAACTTCTTGGAAGAGCAAGGGTAAGACCTGTACTTAAAAAATAA
- the rpmI gene encoding 50S ribosomal protein L35, which produces MKLKTHKGTAKRIKVTKSGKLIHSKAGRSHLRVRKGNNLDKLSFGKEIHKSEYRKLKALLPYSA; this is translated from the coding sequence ATGAAATTGAAGACGCACAAAGGAACTGCGAAAAGAATCAAAGTTACTAAATCAGGTAAATTGATTCATTCTAAAGCAGGAAGAAGTCATCTTCGTGTAAGAAAATGAAATAATCTTGATAAACTATCGTTTGGAAAAGAAATTCATAAGTCTGAATATAGAAAATTAAAAGCTTTACTTCCCTATTCTGCATAA
- the infC gene encoding Translation initiation factor IF-3 translates to MVQLPPQKTSQFVGSRPATGSVNNGVRPSQSSVSQNSTITKRETKTQNSDPQNVVYINDKIKAFEVIVITDDGENLGKMKRFDALALAQEQGLDLVQLSYNPIDKVCTAKITDFGRYMYDKKKTTKEKKKSANKGMKQIKFAYGIGTNDLLLKVKKTKEMLDEGYTVRIFVQLKGRENIYKDKIIEKLLFVQEQLKDVAKSQSPLPKQDKNTYSFVFMGLSKK, encoded by the coding sequence ATGGTTCAACTACCTCCTCAAAAAACTTCTCAGTTTGTTGGATCTCGTCCTGCTACTGGGTCAGTAAATAATGGAGTGAGACCATCTCAAAGTTCTGTGTCGCAGAATTCTACTATTACTAAGAGAGAAACAAAAACTCAAAATTCTGACCCACAAAATGTTGTTTACATTAATGATAAGATTAAAGCATTTGAAGTGATAGTTATTACTGATGATGGTGAAAATCTTGGAAAAATGAAAAGGTTTGATGCATTAGCATTAGCTCAAGAACAGTGATTAGATCTTGTTCAGTTGTCATATAATCCTATTGATAAAGTTTGTACTGCAAAAATTACTGACTTTGGAAGATATATGTATGATAAAAAGAAAACAACAAAAGAAAAAAAAAAGAGTGCAAATAAATGAATGAAACAGATTAAATTTGCTTATGGAATTTGAACTAATGATCTTCTACTAAAAGTTAAGAAGACAAAAGAAATGTTAGATGAAGGTTATACGGTAAGAATATTTGTACAATTAAAATGAAGAGAAAATATTTACAAAGATAAAATTATTGAAAAATTGCTCTTTGTACAAGAACAGTTGAAAGACGTTGCTAAATCACAATCTCCATTACCAAAACAAGATAAAAACACTTATTCATTTGTTTTCATGGGATTGTCTAAAAAATAA
- the rplU gene encoding 50S ribosomal protein L21 → MYAVVELQGHQYIVSQGLDLVVDKLDFEVGKNFDVRVLALFSEDGKQTTLGAPFVDGASVGFEVKAHQRGEKIRVLKFKRKNRYERNFGHRSYQTVLTVTTVNGK, encoded by the coding sequence ATGTACGCAGTTGTTGAATTACAATGACATCAATATATTGTATCACAAGGTTTAGATCTTGTTGTTGATAAATTAGATTTTGAAGTTGGTAAAAATTTTGATGTTCGTGTTTTGGCTCTTTTTTCTGAGGATGGTAAACAAACTACACTTGGTGCTCCATTTGTTGATGGTGCAAGTGTTGGTTTTGAAGTGAAAGCTCATCAAAGAGGTGAAAAAATAAGAGTATTGAAATTTAAAAGAAAAAATAGATATGAAAGAAATTTTGGACATAGATCATATCAAACTGTTTTAACCGTTACTACAGTGAATGGCAAATAA